CGCCCACACGGAAACCAGCGCACCCAGCGCGACGGCAGCCACCGAAGCGACGACGAGAAGCGGTCGCCGCTGGAACCTTGGTGGCGGAGCGATCCGGTCAGACCCAGGCGCGTTGGCAGCGTCCGTCTGCGACTCGGCAGAGCGAGGACGTGTCGTGGCCGTCATGCCTGGGCTCCTCTGTGATCGAGGCAACGGTCGACCATGCGTGAGGTGGACCCTAACCCGATGTGATCTGCAGCACATGTGGAGCGATCTGGGCGCTCGCTCGATGGAGTCCCCGCGACGCGCTGCCGCAAGGCGACTCGGACGGCGGGCGATGCGTTCGCCACGACGCGGCGGATTCGGCCCGCTGCGTGTTCGTCGAGGGGCGCGGCCGCGAACGGGCTGAGCTCCCCGCGCAGGTCGCACTCGGCGTGAGAGATCGACTCGAGCTGATCGGCCAGGCTGACGGTCATGCTGGACTCCCCCGTTCGGGACGCGGCCCTCGCGCTCCCCTGCTGGCGCGGTTCTGGACGGCCTGCTGGTGATCGGGGGCAGCGATCTCGGCGCCCGACTCGTCCACCTCCGGCCAGGACCACCGCTGCCAGGTGAACCCGCCGGGCGGGTCCTCGAGCGGGATCTCGCCACCCGGCCAGTAGTCGGCCAGGTAGTAGCCGCGCCGCTCCGAGACCCGGCTCGCGGCTTCGGCGATGGGTTCGGTGTGCTGGTACTCGCAGCCCCGCGCCCGCCATTCGGCGCCGAGCCGGGTGCGGGTCGCGGCAAGTTGGTTGAGCCAGCGCACCGGTTCAGCGAGGTTCGCTCCCGCGTCGTGCGCGAGGCGGTGGTACCGCTCCAGGGCCCAGAGTTCCTGGACGACCGGAGGGTGGAGGATCCAGCACGGGGTGATGACCTCACCCAGCGCGAAGGTGGCGCACAGCCACTCCACGAACCTGTCGAGGCGCTGCATCGCCGCCGCGATCGTGGACGGGTCCGCGTCCATCCACGAGAACACGCCAGGGTCGACGGTGATCGGGTACGACGCATCGACGCGCTTCCAGGCGTCGCACTTGGCCTTCGCGAACGCCCCCAGGCCGCCGGACTTGCTGGCCGGGTCGTTGGCAGGAGGCCCGCCGTCTCCGTGCGACACCTGCGGCGGCCGGCTCCGCCCGGGACCTCTCATGCCGAGGTCGGGTCCCCACGCCTGCTCGCTGCCGTCGTAGCCCATCAGTCACCTTCCCCGGGACCGCGGGAAGTGGAGTCCCGGCAGGTCAGATGCCCGGGGTGGCGTCGCCATGCCCCGATGCTCGGCGTACCAGGCCTGGCAGTGCGCGACGTGATCCGCATGGGGTCCGCGCCAGTACGGGATGAGGTCGACGAGCATCGGACGCATCGAGGATTCGATGACGAGGGCGTGGCCCTTCGGCAGGCGGCGCATCTCACCCGGCTCGACCGTCGCCTGCTGGGACGACTGTGTCTGCCACGACCGGGAAAACGGCTCACGAAGGCTGTACGAAGCGGACGTCGTGTGGCGATCCTCAGCCCCCAAGGTCTGGGCCAACGCCGAGAGCAGTTCCGGCGCCTTGACGTTGGGAAGCAGCACGTTCAGGCAGTTGTTCCAGATCGTCTCCTCGACGTCCTCGCCGTAGGCCTCTTTACCCTGCGATCGCGACTGGAAGACCGCGACGAGCTGGATGCCCTCGCCGGACCCGGACGAGCTCATCCGTGCGGCGCCCGGCCAGGGGTGAATGTTCGCCAGCTCGTCGAGAACGAGGGTCAGGGGCGGGTCGAGGCGCCCACCGGGTGAGCGCTGGGCGCTCTCGTGGGCGACGTCGGTGACGTGGTCGAGGAACAGCGAGTAGAAGGTGCCGATGGTGCCCGCCGTTTCCGAGGTGGTCGAGGTGCCGGCCGAGATCAGGTAGCAGGTGCCGCCTTCCCGCAGGAATGCCTCGGTGTCAAACGTTCCCGGCACGCGGCGGCCGGCGTCGTCGGTGAGGCGAACGGCCAGCCGTTCGCGCACGTGCGGGTCCATGAGCGGCACGAACGCGTTCTCGACGCCAAACCACTTGTTCGCCTTCATTCGCACCTCCTCGCCCATCACGTAGCGGATCGTCGTGTGCCAGTCGACCTGCTCGCCCGAGCCCGAGCAGTACTCAGGCAGGTGGGCGGCACGCTCAAGGACCTGCATGGCCTCCTTGCAGGCGTCCGGGCTCTTGGACCACCGGTAGACGTCACCGATCGTCCGTCCCGAGATCGCCGCCGCATACAGCAGCGCCATCACGATGCCGCCCGCGCTCGTCGCCCACACGGCGTTGTCCCCACCCAGCCCGGACGCCCCCACCAGAAGCTTGGCCCGCTTCATCGCGATGCGCGGGACCTCGCACCCTTCCAGCGGACTCCAGCAGATCGTGTGCGGTCGCCCGCCCGACGCCTCGAGGTTGAACACCTCGACCGGGCCGCGCTCCGCCCGGCACGCCGCCGTTGCTTCGAGGTTATCGGTGCGTGTCGACGTCGACAGGCACGCACCCGGTGCGCCAAGAATGGCCGGGACGACCACACCGACACCCTTGCCCGACCGCGCCGGCCCGAGCACGTAGACCGGCCGTTCCAGGCTGACCCAGACTTCCTCGCCGTAGGTGTGCCCCAGGAGGAACGCGACGCTCTCGGGGTTGACGGTGCGGCTCGCAGCATGCGCCTCGGTGGTGAACGTCGGGCGGACGGTCTCAGCCGTCGCGACGAGGACTGCCGCACCCACCTGTTCGGCGACCTCTCGGCCGCGCGCGAGGCCCTCGCGGGCGAGCATCTG
This Isoptericola jiangsuensis DNA region includes the following protein-coding sequences:
- a CDS encoding type IV secretory system conjugative DNA transfer family protein; amino-acid sequence: MTSQRQALRRHARANKLGSAAAVLSGRAEDGVSTGANAEESEQRPAWFERVEQWLRSTRFAWWLRRYGGAYRGLAALNDGEVAQTFSIAWLVYTCVGVIASFVVGPWTVAIIVPLGIVGLAVTLVVLVWWFGYRRSGARLRHQMLAREGLARGREVAEQVGAAVLVATAETVRPTFTTEAHAASRTVNPESVAFLLGHTYGEEVWVSLERPVYVLGPARSGKGVGVVVPAILGAPGACLSTSTRTDNLEATAACRAERGPVEVFNLEASGGRPHTICWSPLEGCEVPRIAMKRAKLLVGASGLGGDNAVWATSAGGIVMALLYAAAISGRTIGDVYRWSKSPDACKEAMQVLERAAHLPEYCSGSGEQVDWHTTIRYVMGEEVRMKANKWFGVENAFVPLMDPHVRERLAVRLTDDAGRRVPGTFDTEAFLREGGTCYLISAGTSTTSETAGTIGTFYSLFLDHVTDVAHESAQRSPGGRLDPPLTLVLDELANIHPWPGAARMSSSGSGEGIQLVAVFQSRSQGKEAYGEDVEETIWNNCLNVLLPNVKAPELLSALAQTLGAEDRHTTSASYSLREPFSRSWQTQSSQQATVEPGEMRRLPKGHALVIESSMRPMLVDLIPYWRGPHADHVAHCQAWYAEHRGMATPPRASDLPGLHFPRSRGR